The DNA segment TAACCTGGGCAGCAACCTGGACGGTAGCTTCTGGAACGACTGGGTTAACCTTGCCTGGCATAATTGACGAACCTGGCTGCAGGTCTGGGAGGTGGATTTCACCAAGGCCGGTACGTGGACCAGAGCTCATCCAGCGCAGATCGTTAGCGATCTTGACGAAGGAAACAGCGATGGTGCGCAGTGCTCCGGAGGTCTCCACGAGGGAATCTTGGGCAGCCTGTGCTTCGAAGTGGTTGGTAGCCTCAACGAAAGGTTGACCGGTGTGCTCAGCGATCAGCTCGATCACGCGGGCCGAGAAACCAGCTGGTGTGTTGATACCGGTACCGACAGCAGTACCACCCAAAGGTAGTTCAGCCAGACGTGGCAGAGCAGCCTTGACGCGCTCAATACCCAAACGTACCTGAGCTGCGTAGCCGGAGAACTCCTGACCCAAAGTAATTGGGGTGGCATCCATCAAGTGGGTACGGCCAGACTTGACAATGTTCTTGAACTCTACAGCCTTGCCTTCAAGGGAGGTTGCCAAAATGTCGAGCTTTGGAAGCAGGTTGGTGTTGATAGCCTGAACAGCAGCAATGTGAATTGATGATGGGAAAACATCGTTCGAGGACTGCGAGCAGTTCACGTGGTCATTTGGGTGAACCTCAATACCAGAAGTTTTGGTAGCGATGGTTGAAAGAACTTCGTTGGTGTTCATGTTCGACGAGGTGCCCGAACCGGTCTGGAAGACGTCGATTGGGTACTGATCGTCATGCTTGCCAGCAATCACTTCATCTGCCGCGGCAACAATCGCTGCTGAACGCTCTTCATCGAGGGTGCCCAGTTCAAGATTTGCCAACGCTGCAGCACGCTTGATTTCAGCAAGTGCGTGCACGTGAGCAGGGGTAAGAGTCTTGCCCGAAATTGGGAAGTTCTCAACTGCACGCTGTGTTTGTGCACGGTACAAAGCGTCAACCGGTACGCGCACTTCACCCATGGTGTCGTGTTCGATGCGGTATTCGGTCATGTCATTCCTCCTTGTTTAGCGCCCGTATTGGCGCGGATAATTCACATAATATCGTGATCACATTGCTCTGACGTAGGGCGTACGTCCACTATGGCAGTAAAACAAAATAGCCGAGGTACCAGCGTCTCATATTATGCACGCGCAGTGATCTCTACTCGTTGGAATTCTTTAACATCCGAGTAACCGGTCATAGCCATTGAGTGACGCAAAGCACCAATCATGTTTGTAGTACCACGCGCATCGGTTGCTGGACCAAACAACAACTTTTCCAGTGGTCCAGCAGTACCAACATGGACGCGCTCACCACGCGGAAGTCGCGAATGGTATGCCTCGCCACCCCAGTGGAAGCCCTGCCCTGGCGCCTCATCAGCACGCGCGAGCGCCGTACCTAACATGACACCGTCGGCCCCGCAGGCGATCGCTTTAACTAAATCACCGGAGTGGGAAATCTGGCCGTCAGCAATAACATGCACATAGCGGCCACCGCTTTCGTCCATGTACTCACGACGAGCTGCTGCGACGTCGGCCACCGTCGTCGCCATTGGAACGGTAGCTCCGGCGGTGCGTACGTTTGCACTCGTTGCGCCACCACCAAAACCGGCCAAAACTCCGGCTGCTCCGGTTCGCATCAGGTGCAAGGCAGCTGTGTAGGAGGCAACGCCACCAACAATAACTGGTACGTCGAGTTCATAAATGAATCGCTTAAGGTTGAGCGGTTCGCGATTCGACGATACGTGCTCTGCGGAAACCACAGTTCCACGAATAATGAACAGATCTACCCCAGCGTCAACTACTGTACGCCAGTGTTCTTGGGTACGTTGCGGAGAAAGAGCACCAGCGACGACGACGCCGGCGTTGCGAATTTCTTCTAAACGTGCGGTTATCAATTCAGGTTTAATCGGTTCGCGATAAATACGTTGCATAAGTTTCGTCACGTATCCTGGTTCCGCGTTTGCAATGGCATCGAAATGTGGACGCGGATCGTCATATCGGGTCCACAAACCTTCAAGATCAAGGACGCCTACTCCCCCGTGCTTTCCTAGCTCGATAGCTGTTTGCGGGGACGTCACCGAATCCATCGGTGCACTCATCACTGGAATATCAAGTAAATGGGCATCTAGTTGCCACGATACTGACACATCAGTCGCATCGCGTGTACGCCGCGATGGGACGATGGAGATGTCGTCGAACGAATAACCTACACGGGCGCGTTTTCCGCGGCCAATTTCAATCTCTGCCACGTTTCTAAGACTACCAGCATCTGGCCGGTGGAGTAGAACACTGCATCGTATTAATACGAATTTATGACGGATACAGTCTCTATGATGGTAGTTAAGAAGCGAACGACGTCGATGCGGAGGTAGAAAATGTGGAGCGAACAGCCCATTGTAGGGTTCGATACCGAAACAACTGGGGTTGACCCTACCCGAGAACGGCTGGTGACAGCCTCGGTTATTGTGGTTGATGGCCAAGGTGCGCGGCGCCATTATTGGTTAGCTAATCCGGAAGTCGAGATTCCGTTACAGGCTCAAAATGTACACGGTATTTCTACCGAGCAAGCACGCCGTGAGGGTGAACCGATCGGGAAAGTATTGAACGAGGTTGCCGAATTGTTAGCTCACCACATGGCTGCTGGACATCCAGTCGTTGCATATAATGCAGCCTATGATTTCACTCTGATCGAATGTGAACTCGAACGGCATGGACTTCCCACACTTGCTGAACGTTTAGGCCATGAGGTTGGGCCAGTAGTAGATCCGTATATGCTGGATCGCAGTGTTGATCGGTATCGTAAAGGTAAACGCCGGTTGGAGAATCTTGCCGAACATTACGGCGTGGCTGATGATGATTCTTTCCATAATGCTGAAGCCGATGTCTTAGCAACCCTGCGAGTTTTAGGTGCTATGTTGCGCCGTTATCCAGAGCTAGCTCATGATTCTCTCGATCATCTCATGGATGTCCAGCGCCAAACCTACACCGAGTTTCAACAGTTTATGGCTAGTCGCAATGGTCAACAACTGACCGGACCATTGCCTTGGCCAGTTGCTAAGTAGCTTCGCCGTCAACCCACATCTTGAAAAACACAAGGTGGCACGGTTGTCGATAACAGACAACCGTGCCACCTTCGATCATGTCAGGCTAGGAGGCTAGCTCTGGGCTACCTCATCAATCAGTGACGGATCAGGTAATCGAAAGCGCCCAACGAAGCATTCGCTCCAGCACCAAGCGAAATCAACACCTGCTTGTACGGAATATCGGTAACATCGCCTGCAGCGAAGACTCCTGGCATGGATGTTGCGTTCTGAGAATCGATGGCTACTGCTCCCCGGTTGAGGTCCAGAACACCGTCGAGCCATTCGCTATTTGGTACGAGACCGATCTGTACAAACATACCGTTAGCATCAACAGTGTGGATTTCACCGTCAACGTCACGATATGATAAACCAGTCATGTCGGTACCGTCACCATGTACTTCCTGCAACGCAGCTGACGTAACAACCGAGGTGTTTGGCAATGATGCCAGCTTGTCGAGCAACACCTCGTCTGCCTTAAGCTCTGGCATCATTTCAATGACCGTCACGTCGGAGCAAATCCCCGCAAGATCGATAGCAGCTTCGATAGCCGAATTACCGCCACCGATAACAGCCACGGACTGTCCCTTGAATAGCGGGCCGTCACAGTGTGGGCAAAAGCTCACACCGTGGTTTCGATATTGATCTTCACCCGGTACGCCAGTTGTACGGTAGCGTGCACCGGTTGCAACCACAACCGACCTCGCACGCAACGTGATGTCACCCTCGAAGTCCACTGCGAACAAAGAGTTTTCATCCTTGTTATGCAGAGCACGAGCAGTCAAACCAGTAATAACCTCTACTCCGTAGTTGGTCATCGACTGGTTTAATTCGCTTCCAAGTTCGGTACCGCCGATCTTTTCGAGAACCGTGAGGTTTTCGATTGAAGCCGTATCGAGTACTTGACCGCCAACATTGTGTGTTGCTACGCCAACGCGTAACCCTTTACGTGCTGCATAGACAGCTGCGGATGCACCCGCAGGGCCACCACCAACGATCAGCATATCGAACGGTTCAACAGAGTTGAGCTTTTCCGCACGCTTCGCACCCGAGTTGGTGTCAAGCTTGGCGACGATCTCAGCAAGGCTCATACGGCCCTGTCCGAAGATTTCACCATCCATGAACACCGTCGGCACAGCCTTAATACCGTGCTCGTCGATCTCATTTTGGAAAGCTCCACCTTCAACTGCGGTGTGCTTGATTAACGGGTTGATCACGGACATAGCATTCAACGCCTGCACAACTGTTGGACAGTTTTGGCACGTCAGCGACATATAAGTGACAAACTCGTGCGGCTCATCAAGAGCTTTAATAGCTTCGATGACATCCTCATCAGCGCGCACCGGATGCCCGCCAACTTGAACCATGGCAAGCACGAAGCTGGAGAATTCTTCGCCCATCGGCAAGCCGGCGATACGCACCGAAACCTCGGAATCAACTCGCGAAATAGCAAACGACGGCGTGCGCCGATCTGGCACTTCAACGAACTCAATCAGCGGCGATAGCTCCGCAACCTGAGTGAGCATTTCGCGCATCTGTTCCGAACGTTTCGTTCCATCGAGCGAGGCTTCGAAACGAATAGGTACCTGAATATTCGATACCAGTCCTTTAAGCTGCGAAATAGTGTTTGAATCGAGGAACATTTAGAGCTTTCCTGCTAGGTCAAACGATGGAGCGAGAGTGTCTTCGCCTTCTTCCCACTTTGCTGGGCAAACTTCGCCTGGGTGCTGGTGTACATACTGCGCGGCCTTGACCTTGCGGAGCAATTCAGCAGCATTACGGCCCACACCCTCGGATGTGGTTTCGACGTACTGGATAACGCCTTCTGGATCAATCACGATTGTGGTGCGATCAGCGGCGCCTTCGCCTGGGCGAAGAGTATCGAACGCTTCGGCGATTTCACAGGTTGGGTCACCAACCATTGGGAACTGAATCTTACCGATGCGCTCTGAGGTCTCATGCCACGCCTTGTGGGAGAAATGCTTATCGGTGGAGAAGGAGTAGACCTTCACACCCATCTCCTGGAACTGACTGTAATGCTCTGCCATATCTTCGAGCTCGGTCGGGCAAACGAAGGTGAAATCTGCTGGGTAGAAGAACAGAATTGCCCACTGGCCCTTGTGATCTTCACTCGAAAGTTCGACGAACTCACCGTTGTGGTAGGCGCTTCCTGCCCACTGTGCTGCTTGAGTATTAATTAACGACATCAGATACCTTCTTTCCTGTGTTGAAACGACACATATCGACACTTGAGACTATAGTCCCTGTCAATTCTCTATGGGTACTTGTAAGGGTAAGGGTTTGTCACATCAAAATTGTTTGACAAACCGAACTTTATACATCTTACCAAGGGGGAGCATCAAAAACTGCTCCCCCTTGGAAAATCGGGCGTTACTTCGCTCAATAATGCATCAATTCACGAAATAATGCATCAGTTCGCACGGTAATTCGGCGCTGAAACAACATTCTGCACATCATGCGGATGCGACTCACGCAAACCTGCCGGGGTGATTCGAACAAAACGACCACGCTTCATCTCGGCAATAGTATGCGCTCCAATGTAGAACATCGTTTGATGTAAGCCACCAACCAGTTGGTAAATGACCGACCCAACCGGACCGGTAGCAGAGACTGACCCTTCGATACCTTCCGGCACGATTTTTTCATCAGACTTCACATCCGCCTGGAAGTAACGATCCTTTGAATAGGAAACACGCCCACGGGAACTCATTGCACCCAGCGAACCCATCCCGCGGTATGCCTTCACACGTTGGCCGTTCATATCAATCACTTCACCAGGCGATTCATCCGAACCAGCAAGAAGCGAGCCCAGCATCACCGATGAAGCACCAGCAACAATTGCTTTACCGATATCGCCAGAGTAATGCAGACCGCCGTCTGCAATGAGTGGAATCCCAGCCGGCCCACACGCCTGAGCCGCAAGATGGATCGCAGTTAGTTGTGGAACGCCAACACCGGCGACCACGCGCGTCGTACAAATCGACCCTGGACCGACTCCTACTTTGACAGCGTCAACTCCGGCATCAATGAGGGCTTGGGCGCCCTCAGTGGTAGCAATGTTACCGCCAATGATCTGGACATGATTAAATTGCGGGTCCGCTTTAATTCGACGAATCTGTTCCAAGGCAAGCTGGGCACCACCATTTGCCGTATCGACAACTAAGACATCCACGCCAGCCTGTGCGAGCGCGACAGCACGATCCCATGCATCGCCCCAGTAACCAATAGCGGCACCAACACGCAACCGGCCGTTCTCATCGACCGTCGCCTTGGATGAATCCTCATCCGATTCGAGAGCAACTGGTGTAGCTTTGACCTCTGCGACCTGAGCGGCCTGATCTTCAATAGACGAATTGCGATGCAAAATACCAATACCGCCAAGCCGAGCCATAGCGATAGCCATTCGAGATTCGGTGACAGTATCCATTGCTGCCGAAATGATCGGCAGGTGGAGTTTAATTTTCCGAGTCAAGAATGTTGTCGTATCTACTGCAGACGGAACAACATCTGTTTCTTCAGGAAGAAGGAGTACATCATCATAAGTCAGCCCGGTGAGGGCGAAAGGATTCTCAACCATTCTCTAAGTTTACGTGTTTGATTGAGTCTGTAAAAGATAGGTAAAACTTGTAACGCGTCACTATTTAGTTCAAATTTTATAATCACGCTTAACACTATCTGTCAATGCAAGCAACACCACAGTAAAACTGCCGTCTAATCTCACTAACCCCCTTGTTTTACCACCAGTCACATTGGTAACGTAGACGGAGTTGAAAATTGCACGAATGAACAGGACGTGACATTAGTGGTCGCCCGTATTAAGGATGTTTCCGGAGCTCTCGTAGATTTCTGGGACTGGCAAGCGCTTGGAAGCTGTAACGAAATGGACCCCGAGTTCTTCTTCCACCCGGAAGGCGAACGAGGTGGCCCCCGTCGTCGTCGTATCGAACGAGCCAAGCGTATTTGCCAAACCTGCCCAGTGATTGACGAGTGCCGCGAATACGCTCTGGTCAACCATGAGCCCTACGGTGTGTGGGGTGGCTTATCTGAAGAAGAGCGCAACCGCCTCATCTCAGCAAAGCGCCATAGCCGTACCGCTTGAAACTTATACGTTTTTCGTATACATAACTAAAAGTGTGGCCCGCGTACTTAACGTTCGCGGGCCACACCTTTTAAGTCCTCACTCAGTGAGTAACGATTGCAAGCACGTCGCGCTGAGAAAGAATCAAGTACTCTTCAGCACCGTACTTCACCTCAGTACCACCGTACTTGGAGTAAATAACCAAATCGCCAACCTTAACGTCCACTGGGACACGGTTGCCGTTGTCGTCTAGGAATTCATACTCAAGTTCTGCGCATTTATTACAACTGCATACTATCAAGTATCTCTTCTACTAACACATGAACTGTTGAGTATCCCGAGTGGTCTTTATCAATAGTTTCACGCATGTTAGTAGCAGAAATGCCGAGCTGACTCAATCGCTCCTTGGAATGTTCACATGCCTGATAGATTTCCTCACGAGAATAACTGAACTGCACATTCTTTTTATATCTACCATTGTGATGTTTTTTCAATTTCTCCAAACAGTCTTTTTTGGTAGTTACACCAGTTCCCTTCTCGTAATGCAAGAGAAGCCAGTATTCAAATTGCGGTGACGAAAACGCAATTCCTCGAGAGTCATCCTTGGCCTGCCAATCAACAACCTTTCGCAACTTTTCTCGTTTGGATCGTTGATTTCCCTGTTCATCACGATCCAGTACTATCCAAACTTGATCACCCGTAATCAACTTCTCCTGGCGAGCTTTCACATCAGTAGCTCTTATCAAAGATTCTGGGTCCGAATTCTTACCAATGCTCGAAATTAATTTAATCCTCTTGTTTCTAAATATTTCTTGCTTAAAATACTGCTCTTCAGTCTCACCCTCAACTATGATAATGAATAGTTTGAGATACGACCTTTTCCCAGATTTTCGCTCTTTTGCTTTCAGTTTATTTCGACTCACAGTGAGCTCGATCCTAGTTCACCCTTCGGAAATTTGACCGGCATAATATCCGGCACTCCCCCAAACCTTCCTTGGAGATAACTCCTGCGAATATCGCTATCTTTGCGGATACCATCAAATTCGGAAAGAACCGTCAACGACGTCTCCCCATTCTTATCTTTTTCTGTTATCCACATTTCGTCTCTACGCAAACGGTGAGGATCCATTAACAGCAAATCGTGCGTCGTAAAGATAAGTTGCGAACGTGAAGTTTTACTTACTGTATCCAGATAACCATCAATAATTGCCCTTGACAGCTCTGTATGGAAGCTTCGATCAAACTCATCAATGGCGATAACCATATCATTCTGTGTGGCCAGCGCAATTAAGTTGAGTATCTCAACCGCGTTCTTTGTACCGTCTGACTCTAAACTCCACGGCAAATCTTTAACAACTCCATTAGAACATCCATGGACAAGTGAAACACGTCGCGCCTCGATTTTAGCACTAGCATCTTCTGAGGAAGCCAGTTCATATCGAGCTTCTGGAGTTACTAACTGAATAGTTTTAAATTTACTTATCAACTCCTCAAGCGCTATATTCTCGTTAACGACTTCAGTCAACGTTTCAATATCGATAGGTTCTTTTGCGACTTTCGCAATCCCAGCATCGATCTGTACAATCGCGTCTTCCCATGCATCAATATTGGTAGTTAGCGGCGTGTCCAAACTCAAGAAATTCTGATCAACAATGAACAATTTCTCTAACCATTGATAAGGCGCACGGATTTCTTCAAGTACGCTTAAAAAACGATTAGGATTCCCATCACCTGTTTTCTGAAGAAGTTCTCGGAGAAACTCGTGGTTCAAGCTCTCAAAATGCGAAACAACTGGAGTATTATCTGGCACTGTGCCAAGGAGAAGACTTGAGAAGACCTCATTGGTGCTATCGCCATAATGTAGCAACTGTTCTGCTCGGTCAAAGATTACTATCTCACTTCGGGCAGAATAACGAGAAAGTTTTTCTTCCAACACCTTCGATTCAGTAAAGCTAATAACATACTCGTAAAAAGTATCTTCTGAAAGAAATACTAGTTCAAATTGGGTTGGCCTAGTTGGCACATCTGTAAAACGAAATGGGTTATATGGTATTTCTTTTCCAACACTTGGAGGTGTTAGGACGAATTGTTTCAGCGCATTGAGAGCTTTAATAAGTGTAGATTTACCTGACGCGTTGGCACCAAAAACCGCAGCAATAGGGTTGATATATTTTCTATACGATGCCACATGCGCTAAGCGCTCGCGAAAACGTTGTTCCCGCTCAGCGATCATATTAAGCGAAACTGCTTGATTAATGGATCCGAAATTCTCGACCTGAAAGTCAATTAACATAGACTACACGTTACCATATGTTGCAAAATACCTACGCCTTTTGTAACGATATTTAACTTCAGACTTATTTAATTATGAGGCTGCTGAAGGCCGATACCAAAGGTGTGGCCCGCGTACTTAACGTTCGCGGGCCACACCTTTTAAGTCCTCACTCAGTGAGTAACGATTGCAAGCACGTCGCGCTGAGAAAGAATCAAGTACTCTTCAGCACCGTACTTCACCTCAGTACCACCGTACTTGGAGTAAATAACCAAATCGCCAACCTTAACGTCCATTGGGACACGGTTGCCGTTGTCATCTACACGACCTGGACCTACTGCTACAACTTCACCCTCTTGTGGCTTTTCCTTGGCAGAATCTACCAGGACCAGACCAGAAGCGGTGGTTTCTTCAGCTTCAACCTGCTTAATGACGATACGATCGTCAAGCGGCTTGATGGAGACGGACATCCGGCTCCCCCTTCTTTTGCTCGAAAATACTAGCTACCTGCCTGGTTTCGCCGTCGCGGTGTACGAAACCGAGCACCACGCGGAAATCTTCCGCGTCCATGTATAAGAGTAGAGCGAAATCTAGCACTCGGTCAAAAGGAGTGCCAGTAAATCGCTGAGCGCGAATGCGGCTCGCCATGAGACGATAGAAGCATGAGCATGATAGACGCCCTTCTTTCCGCCGATGGCAAGCATCTTCTTTCCCAGCTACCACCCTACGATCCACAAAATGTTTTCTCGCTAACGACCCAGTTACGCGCCTCCGGTTTCGACCCAGAGCTCATCGCCGCTGCCCTCACCCAATCCCGGCTACGCGACAAAGCAGCAAGCAAGTTTGGACCATTCGCACAAGAGATGTTCTTCACCGCCGACGGCGTCGAACAAGCAACTCGCTTGTCAGTAGGTGTCCACCATGCTCAACGGTTCCGTGCCGCCCATGCCCAACACGTCATTGATCTCGGCTGCGGTATCGGAGCAGACTCGATGGCTTTTGCAGGCCTAGGGCTTCACGTGAGCGCAATCGAACAAGATGGGGATACCGCACTCGCAGCACGTGCTAACCTCTCCCCTTTCCCCGAAGCAACCGTCATTCATGCCGACGGGCGCGAACTCGATCTTGCCGAGCTTCGCGCTGACGCACTATGGCTCGACCCCGCGCGTCGCCACAACGGGCAACGAATCAACGATCCCGAACATTGGTCTCCCGCATTATCAACCGCGCTGACCTTAGCAAAAGACTTCCCCACAGCAGGCATCAAAGTCGCCCCCGGCATCGACTATGACTACCTTCCACCAAACGCACACGTCCAATGGATCAGTGTTAATGGAGACCTACTCGAAGCAGTCATCTGGCTGGGAGAAGCTGCCCCGGAACCTGGGCGTAGCGCACTTGTCATTCACGATCAACAAACGACGGCGTATGACGCGCAGGTAACAAGTGCAGATAGTCCGGCCGACATGGTCGAGCCACGCGAGCTAGCTCACTACCTCTACGAGCCAGACCCTGCCATCATTCGCTCCGGCGCAATCGCGCGCCTGTGTGCCGAGTTCAATCTTGCCCCAGTTTCCCACAATATTGCCTACTTATCAGGCGCCGACGCACACGATTCGCCGTTGCTGACACGCTTTGTTGTTGACGACGTCCTACCCTTCGACGTGAAAAAAGTACGAGCATACCTGGGGAGCCGGGGTATCGGCGTCGTCGAAATTAAGAAACGTGGAACGACAATCGATCCAGCACTATGGCGGAAGAAGTTAAAGCTCAATCCGAAAAATACTGCTCAGGCGACGTTGATTGCCACACCGATAGAAGGCCACCATCGGATCGTCGTTGCCCACCGCGGCTAGCAACTATCGTTACCTCGCGGCTGTCTTGCTAAACCGTTCTTCAGTAAATGATAGTAGTTTCGCGGGCAAGACCAGTATCAACCGTAATATTCAACGGCGAAGGCTCAACGCCATTACGCACCATCTCCCAGCCCAAAGCCGCGATCATTGCACCGTTATCGGTACAGTAGCGGATTGGCGGGATACGCACGGTAACGCCATACTCCGCGGCGCGCTCTTCGGCCAGTTCACGCAACCGCGAATTAGCCGAGAAACCACCACCGATGACGAGGGTATCGCAGTCGTTGCGCTTGCACGCCTCGAACGCTTTACGCGAAAGAACATCAGTAACGGCTTCGGAAAAACCAGCCGCAATATCGGCTTTAGGGATCTCTTCCCCGCGCGCTTCTAGCCCTTCAATATGGCGAGCAACCGCAGTTTTTAACCCCGAGAACGAATAGTCATAGGCGTGGACGTCTTTATCTTTGACCCGGCTCAATCCGCGCGGGAAGCGAATAGCATGACGGTCGCCTTCTTTGGAAAGACGATCGATATGCGGGCCACCCGGGTATGGTAGGCCGAGAAGTCGCCCAACTTTATCGAAGGCTTCGCCGGCTGCATCATCCAAGGTTCCGCCTAGTTCGACGACGTCGGTGGCGATATTGCGAATATCGAGCAGGTGCGAGTGCCCGCCAGAGACCACCAAACCAATGAAACGCTCCGGGAACGCGCCATGTACCAGCTGATCGACAGCAATATGCCCAATAATGTGATTGACTCCGTAGAACGGCTTATTCAACGCCAACGCAAGCGACTTCGCAGCAGAAACACCAACCGTAAGCGGACCGACGAGGCCAGGGCCAGCCGTAGCAGCAATCGCGTCCACCTCATCGAGTGTCACGCCAGCTTTTTCCAGTGCCGCATCAAGTGTTGGAACAAACTGTTCAAGATGAGCGCGCGAGGCGATCTCCGGAATAATGCCGCCATAGCGCGCATACTCATCCATCGACGTTGCCGTCACGTCAGCTAACAACTCACCATTACGCACTAACGCGATACCGGTCTCATCACACGAGGTTTCTACGCCTAAAATCAGTTCATTCACGTTATCCAGTTTAATAGATTCATCAAGGCTTGTATGTAGCACATGTTGTTAGATACGGGACACACGGGGATACACAAGAGGGCCACAACCTTACAGGTTGTGGCCCTCTTCGTGTGGCTAGTTCTCTCAGCGACCGTGTACCATTGACTTCATCAGGTCACGGTTGAGCATCGAAATGAGCTCCAATGGAACTTCCTTCGGGCAAGCAGCAGCACATGCACCAACATTGGTACAACCGCCGAAGCCTTCAGCGTCATGCTGGGACAGCATGTTAACAACGCGATCCAAACGCTCTGGCTGCCCCTGAGGGAGCAGACCAAGGTGCATTACCTTTGCCGCGGTGAACAGCATTGCTGAACCGTTCGGGCAAGCAGCAACGCACGCACCACAGCCGATGCAGGCTGCTGCTTCGAATGCGCGATCTGCGTGATCCTTAGGAACTGGAACTGAGTGAGCATCTGGAGCAGCGCCAGTGTTCACCGAAATGTATCCACCAGCTTGGACAATACGATCCAGAGCCGAGCGATCAACAACCAAGTCCTTCAGGACCGGGAAAGCAGTTGAACGCCATGGTTCGATCGTAATGGTGTCTCCATCTTTGAACGAACGCATGTGAAGCTGACAGGTGGTGGTCACTAGTGGACCATGCGGATCGCCGTTGATGACGATACCGCACTGACCACAAATACCTTCACGGCAGTCAGAATCGAATGCGACTGGCTCTTCACCCTTGGCGAAGAGTTCTTCGTTTAGCTGATCGAGCATCTCCAAGAAGGATGCTGTCTCATCGACGTCGGCGATGGTGTGGGTATCGAAATGACCCTTGTCGCCGCGGCCATCTTGGCGCCAAAATTCGAGGTTAATTTTCACTTGTAGCTCCGCTGCTTCATCTCGACGTATTCGTACTTGAGGTCTTCCTTGTGGAGAATTGGTGCGCTATTATCGCCGCCCCACTCCCAGGCTGCTACGTATGCGAAGTTCTCGTCATCACGAAGTGCTTCGCCTTCTTCAGTCTGGGATTCAGCGCGGAAGTGTCCACCACAGGATTCGCGGCGGTGGAGAGCGTCAATACACATCAATTCGCCAAGCTCGAAGAAGTCAGCCACGCGGCCGGCCTTCTCGAGGGACTGGTTGAGCTCATCTGGATCACCTGGAACGCGAACGTTCTGCCAGAAGTCCTTGCGTAGTTCGCGGATCAAACCGATAGCCTTCTTCAGGCCTTCTTCGGTACGCTCCATACCGCAGTACTCCCACATGATCTGGCCGAGTTCCTTGTGGAAGGAATCGACCGACCGGTTGCCCTTGTTGTTGACGAAGAACTCGATACGCTTTTCGATCTCTTCGCGTGCTTCAACAACGGCTGGGTGATCTTCGGTGATCTTTTCGAACGGACCATCTGCGAGGTAATCGTTGATGGTATTCGGCAAAACGAAGTAGCCATCAGCAAGTCCCTGCATGAGTGCCGACGCACCGAGGCGGTTAGCGCCGTGATCGGAGAAGTTTGCTTCACCGGTAACAAACAAGCCTGGAATTGAAGACTGCAAATCGTAATCA comes from the Arcanobacterium phocisimile genome and includes:
- a CDS encoding class II fumarate hydratase, which gives rise to MTEYRIEHDTMGEVRVPVDALYRAQTQRAVENFPISGKTLTPAHVHALAEIKRAAALANLELGTLDEERSAAIVAAADEVIAGKHDDQYPIDVFQTGSGTSSNMNTNEVLSTIATKTSGIEVHPNDHVNCSQSSNDVFPSSIHIAAVQAINTNLLPKLDILATSLEGKAVEFKNIVKSGRTHLMDATPITLGQEFSGYAAQVRLGIERVKAALPRLAELPLGGTAVGTGINTPAGFSARVIELIAEHTGQPFVEATNHFEAQAAQDSLVETSGALRTIAVSFVKIANDLRWMSSGPRTGLGEIHLPDLQPGSSIMPGKVNPVVPEATVQVAAQVIGNDAAIAFAGAQGNFDLLVMLPVMAQNLLESIEILGNVAETLAKRTVDGIIANEDRCLQLAESSPSIVTPLNRHIGYEHAAKIAKHSVKHNMTIKEAVIDLGFVERGEIDEETLNKALDVTTMVGDF
- a CDS encoding GuaB3 family IMP dehydrogenase-related protein, whose product is MAEIEIGRGKRARVGYSFDDISIVPSRRTRDATDVSVSWQLDAHLLDIPVMSAPMDSVTSPQTAIELGKHGGVGVLDLEGLWTRYDDPRPHFDAIANAEPGYVTKLMQRIYREPIKPELITARLEEIRNAGVVVAGALSPQRTQEHWRTVVDAGVDLFIIRGTVVSAEHVSSNREPLNLKRFIYELDVPVIVGGVASYTAALHLMRTGAAGVLAGFGGGATSANVRTAGATVPMATTVADVAAARREYMDESGGRYVHVIADGQISHSGDLVKAIACGADGVMLGTALARADEAPGQGFHWGGEAYHSRLPRGERVHVGTAGPLEKLLFGPATDARGTTNMIGALRHSMAMTGYSDVKEFQRVEITARA
- a CDS encoding exonuclease domain-containing protein, with the translated sequence MWSEQPIVGFDTETTGVDPTRERLVTASVIVVDGQGARRHYWLANPEVEIPLQAQNVHGISTEQARREGEPIGKVLNEVAELLAHHMAAGHPVVAYNAAYDFTLIECELERHGLPTLAERLGHEVGPVVDPYMLDRSVDRYRKGKRRLENLAEHYGVADDDSFHNAEADVLATLRVLGAMLRRYPELAHDSLDHLMDVQRQTYTEFQQFMASRNGQQLTGPLPWPVAK
- the ahpF gene encoding alkyl hydroperoxide reductase subunit F, producing the protein MFLDSNTISQLKGLVSNIQVPIRFEASLDGTKRSEQMREMLTQVAELSPLIEFVEVPDRRTPSFAISRVDSEVSVRIAGLPMGEEFSSFVLAMVQVGGHPVRADEDVIEAIKALDEPHEFVTYMSLTCQNCPTVVQALNAMSVINPLIKHTAVEGGAFQNEIDEHGIKAVPTVFMDGEIFGQGRMSLAEIVAKLDTNSGAKRAEKLNSVEPFDMLIVGGGPAGASAAVYAARKGLRVGVATHNVGGQVLDTASIENLTVLEKIGGTELGSELNQSMTNYGVEVITGLTARALHNKDENSLFAVDFEGDITLRARSVVVATGARYRTTGVPGEDQYRNHGVSFCPHCDGPLFKGQSVAVIGGGNSAIEAAIDLAGICSDVTVIEMMPELKADEVLLDKLASLPNTSVVTSAALQEVHGDGTDMTGLSYRDVDGEIHTVDANGMFVQIGLVPNSEWLDGVLDLNRGAVAIDSQNATSMPGVFAAGDVTDIPYKQVLISLGAGANASLGAFDYLIRH
- the ahpC gene encoding alkyl hydroperoxide reductase subunit C, producing the protein MSLINTQAAQWAGSAYHNGEFVELSSEDHKGQWAILFFYPADFTFVCPTELEDMAEHYSQFQEMGVKVYSFSTDKHFSHKAWHETSERIGKIQFPMVGDPTCEIAEAFDTLRPGEGAADRTTIVIDPEGVIQYVETTSEGVGRNAAELLRKVKAAQYVHQHPGEVCPAKWEEGEDTLAPSFDLAGKL